One Anas platyrhynchos isolate ZD024472 breed Pekin duck chromosome 10, IASCAAS_PekinDuck_T2T, whole genome shotgun sequence genomic window carries:
- the MTMR8 gene encoding phosphatidylinositol-3,5-bisphosphate 3-phosphatase MTMR8 codes for MEHITTPKVENVKLLDRYANRKAANGTLYLTATHLIYVDASSEVRKETWILHHHIASVEKLPLTTAGCPLLIHCKNFHVAHFVIGQERDCHEVYTSLLKLSQPVKPEELYAFSYNPKMSKDNREIGWKLIDLKVDYQRMGIPNDYWEITDVNKDYEVCNTYPPEIVVPRAANKATVIGSSRFRSRGRIPVLSYLYKENNAAICRCSQPLSGFSARCLEDEQMLQAIREANPGCAFMYVVDTRPKLNAMANRAAGKGYENEDNYDNIHFKFIGIENIHVMRNSLQKLLEVCETKSPSMSDFLTGLENSGWLRHIKAVMDAGVFLAKAVKDENASVLVHCSDGWDRTAQVCSLASLLLDPFYRTFKGFMVLIEKEWIAMGHKFSHRCGHLDGDPKEVSPVFTQFIECVWQLMQQFPCAFEFNERFLLEIHDHVYSCQFGNFLGTCHKEREDLKIFEKTHSLWPFLLQKKQELRNPLYKGFTAYKELQPNTLPFSFQFWCGMYNRFDKGMHPKQCVLDHLLSCMSQKMKLEDNASELENKLPFLDGPLPSEACSLSKVGSAASKTPLLNTPQDYEGEPPPVLTNGISVGNIDVMSDVDQKNKENLSNHQDLPDLNATNVLDSEAKEGEPQCH; via the exons ATGGAGCACATCACTACGCCCAAG gttgaaaatgtgaaattacTAGATCGATATGCAAATAGGAAGGCAGCAAATGGGACGTTATACCTGACAGCTACCCATCTCATCTACGTGGATGCTTCTTCTGAAGTCAGAAAAGAAACATGG ATTCTGCATCACCATATTGCAAGTGTAGAAAAATTGCCTCTGACCACAGCTGGATGTCCCCTCCTTATTCACTGCAAGAACTTCCATGTGGCTCACTTTGTTATTGGGCAAGAACGTGACTGTCATGAAGTGTATACCTCATTGCTTAAACTTTCACAACCAG tgAAACCTGAAGAACTTTATGCTTTCTCTTACAATCCAAAAATGTCTAAAGATAATCGGGAGATTGGATGGAAGCTGATTGATTTGAAAGTAGATTACCAGCGTATGGGAATTCCAAATGACTATTGGGAAATAACGGATGTTAATAAGGACTATGAG GTTTGCAACACGTACCCTCCAGAAATAGTGGTGCCTAGAGCAGCGAATAAGGCAACGGTGATTGGAAGCTCAAGGTTCAGGAGCAGAGGGCGGATTCCGGTGCTTTCCTACttatataaagaaaacaat GCTGCCATATGTCGCTGTAGCCAGCCGCTGTCTGGGTTCAGTGCTCGCTGTCTGGAGGATGAACAAATGTTGCAGGCGATCAGAGAAGCCAACCCTGGGTGTGCCTTCATGTATGTTGTAGACACAAGGCCAAAG TTAAATGCCATGGCCAACCGAGCTGCTGGGAAGGGTTATGAGAATGAAGATAACTACGATAACATTCACTTTAAGTTCATTGGCATAGAAAACATCCATGTGATGCGGAACAGCTTGCAGAAACTCCTGGAGG TGTGTGAAACAAAGTCTCCTTCAATGAGTGATTTCCTCACTGGGCTGGAGAACTCAGGTTGGTTACGACACATCAAGGCTGTGATGGATGCAGGTGTCTTTCTCGccaag GCTGTGAAAGATGAAAATGCCAGTGTGTTGGTCCACTGCTCTGATGGCTGGGATCGCACAGCGCAGGTCTGCTCCCTGGCTAGCCTCCTCTTAGATCCGTTTTACAGGACTTTTAAAGGATTCATG GTCCTAATAGAAAAGGAGTGGATTGCGATGGGCCACAAGTTCTCTCACAG GTGTGGCCATCTGGATGGTGACCCAAAAGAAGTGTCCCCTGTCTTCACTCAGTTCATTGAATGTGTCTGGCAGCTGATGCAGCAGTTCCCTTGTGCGTTTGAGTTTAATGAGCGCTTCCTTCTTGAAATCCACGATCACGTCTACTCCTGCCAGTTTGGAAACTTCCTTGGGACCTGTCATAAGGAGCGTGAGGATCTGAA AATCTTTGAGAAGACCCATTCTCTGTGGCCTTTCCTCTTACAGAAGAAGCAGGAATTGAGAAATCCATTGTACAAAGGATTTACAGCTTACAAAGAGCTTCAACCAAACACATTACCTTTTAGTTTCCA GTTTTGGTGTGGGATGTACAATCGCTTTGACAAAGGAATGCATCCAAAACAGTGTGTGTTGGATCATCTGCTAAGCTGCATGAGCCAGAAGATGAAACTAGAGGACAATGCATCTGAATTAGAAAAT AAACTTCCCTTCCTTGATGGTCCTTTGCCCAGCGAAGCTTGCTCCTTATCTAAAGTAGGAAGTGCTGCTTCGAAAACACCACTGCTGAACACTCCCCAGGATTATGAAGGGGAACCGCCGCCTGTGCTGACCAATGGTATCTCAGTGGGGAATATAGATGTTATGTCAGATGTGGACCAAAAGAACAAAGAGAACCTGTCTAATCACCAAGACCTCCCTGACCTTAATGCCACCAACGTTTTAGACTCTGAAGCTAAGGAAGGAGAGCCTCAGTGCCATTGA
- the ASB12 gene encoding ankyrin repeat and SOCS box protein 12, translating into MKVVLRRQSKKMSLMDITKIFSMLQPREDEEGSRESEELNQVVSQDDYQTLERLLSQDRYKRVINSRSGWGVPSTPLRLAASKGHLRSLEVLLAHGAEVDSLDVKAQTPLFTAVSNGHLECVKALLEAGANPSGSIYNNSSPLLTAARDGDLGILQQLLHHGAEANVHGRVPEWAANSAACSGPLYLAAVYGHLECFRMLLLYGADPNYNCTEEKMIARIKEPKTLLEICLRHGCRREFIKLLLDFGADVYLPKVAVEKMPPGSEGLELLLQARAHPKSLMSQSRLAVRRLLKQAGHAQALGELDIPPVLVSYLRHQL; encoded by the exons ATGAAAGTGGTACTCAGGAGACAGAGCAAAAAAATGAGCCTCATGGATATCACCAAGATTTTCTCCATGCTCCAGCCCAGAGAAGACGAAGAAGGTAGCAGAGAAAGCGAGGAGCTGAACCAAGTGGTATCCCAGGATGATTATCAAACCCTGGAGAGGCTCCTGAGCCAAGACAGGTACAAGAGGGTCATCAACAGCCGGAGCGGCTGGGGTGTACCCAGCACCCCGCTGCGCCTGGCCGCCTCCAAGGGCCACCTGCGGAGCCTGGAGGTCCTCTTGGCCCACGGGGCGGAGGTGGACAGCCTGGACGTCAAGGCCCAAACCCCGCTCTTCACGGCGGTCAGCAACGGCCACCTGGAGTGCGTGAAGGCGCTGCTGGAGGCCGGGGCGAATCCCTCCGGCAGCATCTACAACAACAGCTCGCCGCTGCTCACCGCGGCCAGGGACGGGGACCTCGgcatcctgcagcagctcctgcaccacGGCGCCGAGGCCAACGTCCACGGGAGGGTGCCCGAGTGGGCCGCCAACTCCGCCGCCTGCTCCGGCCCGCTGTACCTCGCGGCCGTCTACGGGCACCTGGAGTGCTtcaggatgctgctgctctACGGCGCCGACCCCAACTACAACTGCACCGAGGAGAAGATGATCGCGCGCATCAAGGAGCCCAAGACTCTGCTGGAAATCTGCCTGAGGCACGGCTGCCGGCGGGAGTTCATCAAGCTGCTCCTCGACTTCGGAGCTGACGTCTATTTGCCAAAAGTTGCGGTGGAAAAAATGCCACCCGGTAGCGagggcctggagctgctgttgcAGGCGAGAG CTCATCCCAAATCCTTGATGTCTCAGTCCAGGCTGGCGGTGAGGCGCCTCCTGAAGCAGGCTGGCCACGCGCAGGCCCTCGGCGAGCTGGACATCCCCCCGGTGCTGGTGAGCTACCTCCGACACCAGCTTTAG